tgcagtttaatgtagactttccttgctctctgccctgctttctctgctcATGctgtacacactctcccttcctgccttttgtttctgtccccactgacttcctacatcggttcccatcccccgccacattagtttaaaccctccccaactgcactcgcAAACACACCCCTGTGTGTAATACtgaggggcccagagagagcgaatatgtcccacagcagagagctcagtaacTGGTGGAAtatatttaaagtaattggcagacGGATtaaaacgtttttttaaaaaatatttctttattcgcctcctttttcacattttctccctaatttacacccaccaacaataaacaataatcagtaacaaatatgtcaatccccatatcaataacaatgatcccatcctcccaccaaatcccaaagattagcccgcatgttcacacaaatgacaaaaaggaatcaggaatcacccgtagccaccattaacacacacagcccccctccccccaaccctcccacccactgttgctaacttttggttggttcacttggctttgttttgtaacctttgctctcgagtcgccaggtatctttatgatactgccatgaggttcaagttcgaataatgaccaataactcaatacaccgattagtaagatttaaatcaaagcacatttattatacacagtaatcgctactcatgcgcaaattctacgtctaagctacttctacgactaacaggcctgtacttaacttcggactggcccaccaggtcaggggaacaaatgaccttttgttcgggttctgagtctgcgagattcgaagctggtacggattgatagctaggagcgcctatctcgtagcgagcgttgacttaagacttatgatctctcggcggcagttgaacaggtcacggtcaattttggttcgcgttgctgggtgacccggtcaagaagaacgatttgaatttgggggcttaactttatagtccccaggggcttcccacctttcggggcggaccctgtgcctgattctaggtgattggacttcattccaatcgcttggttcgatttctccaatagtggagaggttccctgatcgatgggcagtcttgaggtgtccgttaacctcttttgtgttggctcctgctggcgccggggagtctggcttggttttgtttgtcccaaatgttgctattgttcccggggattgcttattagtatgtagatggttgttatattattatgcagatggctgctagtatcaacgctgtctgggcctttgtagagttaaatacacagcaaacctgcacctgctggtttctgcctgtgttggctgaattttccttcagcctttgccgttcgcctttttaaaatcgggacttggccaaatcaggtggctacacaccctccttgtgatcctaacgcgaagcgtgaaggatcacataactgcgttgctttccattccctgacccggcgagcactcttcgatggcctctactctgaccataactatgcaagaaaattttaactgacattctgaggggcgctatgtcaaacagggacatgcattacaaaacaagaaaatgggaacctctaactatccttaataaactacactcactcaaatatttcatcacactaacttcctaaaccatacaaacaaaatcatagcaattttatacacattttcctggcttggcagtcaagctcaggattgtacaattgctcatgaacatttcttgatttacaacaaaacgcaaatgaatgctctttattatagatcgcgggggtcgggggtctggtcgtatccgaaaataggggatcttattctatataccggggtgcgagcgcgatcagctttccttctccattttctcagatgaatagtctgcacgatgcaacagaatatcgccaataccaatagggattctatcacgtaggacagggagtaccaggttataaacctgtcacaccaagatggtgtgtcgcttgtgactgggcactgtggggaagtgaatcattaacggctgggggaggtgaggtcagggAGTTCGCGTTcgcgcacaaccaaatgtccattataacgatgagccacgtggaggatgtcctcatggttcttcttctttcacttctcgtctccggtcttggagcttctggagttctgtgtgatcaagcatagtgtctgttactaccttgtgttaatatctcgtacgatagcctgtctgtcctttagtgccaattactccctttataattggtcactatgtgtgaccccgtcattttattttcttcaaaaaccgaatttcaggacaagacacacatacagataatgaaccagtgcgagccgtctcgcagactgtgtggtttaccatccaaatgtttcaggatgtaaatagcagagggttggcaacctaagggttacctgaaacaaaacaaaaccttttgaaccaAATTTTCAAAAATGAGGTGCATATGAGCCGCAACAGGTAAGAGTtgaatggagtccccgggtaggatggtgaccaatgccgtgtgtgccctacctgagcgtagctgaccagaggtggggggttcccaggcagggcgggtcccaatgccgtttctccactgcctgagcaaccgacaagaacgggcaagaaatgtagtcatcgtggggggctgccatagtggttcttccctcgaaccagaagagcagttatgaacggggatctgtgtatctgtcgacagacgagttccgctgaactggtctCTGGGACATTTACAAgtgtctgcggacaaactagttcctctgaactagcatctggccaaactagtttctctgactgccagtggcgtcgggccgtggaaaaaaaaattctggtctgacatacaacatttaacaatacactaCAAAcatcataaaacatgctgcaggttccatcagaaaggacaccgtttctcccaagcggttgtttttaaaacatcatctggacacctcagttatcggttgcgaacagggtcgcaaaggggttcccgttttgggagtcagactcaaagtcgtcctctTCCCCCAGATGCCAAACtcgcgagtgtatcagggctgatagggctgcatggtgtgattttgaatcgctctcgtcattccggaccagTCTGTACgaattgtgtctttttgtgaaacccggccacgactaattgctattgcgcTGATGCTTtctaaataagattgctgatgtaaagttgcccctaacgtagtctgtccaatttccagtccaatatatttaaatgcactggaagcctgccttccaaccctgaattctttcctcaaaccagagattacaatagcttcaaaatcactagtcccaccccacaagaaatcatcgacatgcatcataaagatgccagaaaattttcctttatagtgccagtaaatcattgccggatctgctttcaactggtaaCAATCTAACTTTAACAaatctgaccttaccgaaaaatgccagactctagatgcattatttaatctatatacacatttgttcaacttccagagtaccccttgtgttagctgcctctttaggaggacggagacaaATGTCTCTctagagctgatgcccctgcaaaacggCAGCTTttttatctatagatttgcattcccttgcctttgtggctaatagagccaagaagatctttaaaataacctttcctgccgtatgtgaatctacccttaaatcatgATCATCTAAGTttccttcaaatccccttgccacaagcctgacctttgccttataagttccatccagaagaaccttttccatacaaatccatctgtgggatagagctctttgtcccctatccggtacttccgtgtataccccaaattcactccaactatgcagttcttgctgtttggcatctttgataactttttcatctaatttattggaagccaccaaaatcacgtgcatgtgggcttctactcctattggtattcgtagtcttactcatgttccaagaccttgataaactactctccttcctggtatctcgttctgtactgctactgcttgatctttcccttctgctgtgggatgtcctttcaatagttctggaccttttcctgcggaactgttcactatccgatgtactatctgaactggcactgcgtttctgtgccctctatttttgaacttcatgttcccaatccattgtcttgactccctccatgaatgctgtacattcaactagtgtttatactttccagtggccttccctgctccactaataacagttgcatcctttcattgactagacccttcaggcaagtatgtcaattttgtaccaacttttggcaattgtcctttcggaaaaatggcctgttctaattcatcagaagtgttgcgttcctctacagaaaccctgtctatatcaattaactggtcctcatagttctgtaacacatgcataccagatgcccctggttcctcgtcatgtctgtctgctcagtCTAAATTTGAAaacttgtaatctgtacccattatccttgatgaatggaccctaacagtttgattgtcatgttgcaaaataattgttttgctatccatgcctatgatcttccctgggcttttccattcattaaaattgtctctcttatggtATCCTTGTtgaaaaatggtatttgatggccgtacattatgccttgcagctctgcgaattctttcagaaacgtctgcttccaaaaaaacttttctactgctatgtaatgcatttaaatgctcagcaaaggcagagctaattgtagtcccttcccaagctggaggctggtcatccaaaatagatggaattttaggatttctaccaaatacCAATTgatgggactatagcccccaaccatctgcaatgaattaattgtatgtactgcccatgctaaagctgaagttagcttgcagtttggtctatctgccaaaattttctggagcatgtcatctatggtttctttcacacacaccattactaaatgggctttctgcagccgtattcataactgtgatattcacgttttcacatatCCCTAaagtcatcattagcaaattctcccccattgtccgtaaggaattttgccggtgggcccattcctgtccctatccatttttccacgacttgatccagaattactcttttttctttactttgtacaaccgttgattgactaaatcttgtTGCTAAATCGACAAAATGCAAAATAACTatcttattggctttatcccagatcttaaggtccatggccacaatgtcattaaaatccctggccaaaggtagggttactatcggtcgtgctggtgtccttctgtacttcctacaaacttcactaaTCTGTTCTATctgcttagtatagtcttcatcccttacccctgcatccttttatacatttttcagcctccgaggagacggatgtgcaaattgcctatgcagttttaatacaagaagCTTTTttgcagctaaagtcccattttcaactgccattaacacatcctgaacaactgtacttgaaatattatttgtcagtaatggaataaaaTAGtgccccgactgtgtaaattgtaagtccaccgtctttccaaaaactgttgccttatcctgttccatagccagtttcatgtgtgctttcttcatcgacggtctgctcagaagcaaaggtatctcacttgatacaacatccgtgctcatgaaatgattcactctggcaatattgcaagggatcaccgctcttttcagcaacttcagagtattatcatccccaaacccgaAACTTTggcactttcaaattccttaaccttattacgattttcagcattcaaggagtccaggtaacattttaaccagtcaattccacacacagtaggtgtgcagccactgtccaatacagcacaattgaaggattctgcaaccaacaccctcattaccggcataaaactgcttgttaataagacaatgccttctttctggttactatctttttcctcttctgactcttccgtgtcatgtgtcgcttcaaacaatgtattataacgtgttggacagttgaaagcataatggtattgcgaatcacattgaaaacattgatttatcatacgcgtgcatttctggggttcatcttcctattgtaggttcgaactgtgtttctgtcttcataatttccgggtcccgatctccttctatagtcttggaacctgttcgtagccgtacgattaCACCATCCTGTTAGTtacgtatcttccatattctgctttattgcagactgacctatttgggtcatcagaaccATCGGAAtctaatgtttccccagaaacttttttaaagcttcagcATTCTGAttaaataaggtatccttatccgcaactgaactgtcaaaaccaggagcctatccatgttgctcactctagcacagtcaagtaatttaaaggccaacacagactgtggaaattccgggttgtgtttctgcagcctttactatagtctgccaaattccattatatagtctccaATGGAGatatcctctattttccagaacatATCAAAAtcagaccatgcttcatacgcacttaacaagtcatcctttttataaatcttatccatataacgtaatagagtctcgagaccttcttctgagtctaactctgccAATTCCAGCTCAGGAAACACTTTCCTTCGGATTTtaatgtcataaggtagagaaagagccaatgccataccttgttttctctttcccaaagcagttaccttagtccacaaaaCTACTGCACTTcttcattggtcgtacgatcccctttcagaaaataagggggataGACATATCCGGCcacctttatcctaggttcagccatatgttgttttattttcttcccactcactccttggttttgtCTGGAAAaggtgtatctttcaacccttcacatttgcacaacaaccatcctctgctaccatttgttagacgtttagctgctgttgtataaagagtcaaaagttctgctccttttcacaaacacctttattttacttcaatagagtctgcacaaaactctatcattacatcacctgacacaaaggccacctgaagcctctttacatgtcagtgtcaattattggatacttaacataaatgagacaactaattggaatgtctcttaacccattacttaacacccttCAGCCCTTCAACCATCTGAGATCATTTTCAATCTTCCCACGATCAGAATCTGCACTAAGGGGTGTTCTATATGGATTTCCTATATCGAACAGCAACTGCTGATTGCCTCTTGCAGCAATAGACTACAAGTCACATATAATCATcatattggggcggcacggtggtgcagtggttagcactactgcttacggcgctgaggatccaggtttgaccctggcctcgggtcactatctgtgtggagtttgcacattctccccgtatctgcatgggtttcacccccacgacccaaagatgtgcaggtaggtagattggtcacgctaagttgccccttaattggaaaaaactaatttttaaaaaaatcattgcaTATTGTTGGGTCAGTACAGCAATGTAATAATTCCCATTATTATGGTCATGTATCTGGAAGGGGGCAAGTAAAATCTGGCAAACCGAATGCCGGCTCTGTTGCTCGGACCTGTCTAAGACTGGTAAATGCGACCTCATGTTCTCCATCTATTCCGCCTTTTACAACTTCTCACTAAATGCCTGCCCCTCCTTTCACTCAATTTTAAATTGGCCGACTATTGCTGCAAAACTAAAAATCTATGAATAAATTCTCAAACTCTTGAAGCTACTGCGAATCCTGTTCCATTTGCAGTTacctgtaaagtaaaacacaaaagactcATTCTGTTTGGGGCAAAATGGGTTAATTAATTGgaacatatctgacaattcaaacttaaaatttATAATTCCCAATTCCTGCAAAAAtgtaaatacatcttcagctgttaacaggcaagggttaattcCCTGCTCGTTTGAAAAATGGGCCGAGTAAAAGTTTTGAGTTGTACATCATTACGTCACCACCTCTTTTCGAAACATTTTGGTCGAATTGCGCCGAGTGTCAGAAATTTTCTCATCTGTAATGCCTGCATTTCAATCCTCTGTTCAGTTTCTAAGGCTCGAACATGCCGTGTGTCAGTTTCCTGTTTTGCAGCGTCAACTGCTGCAATCTTGCATTCTCTACCTCCTTCTCATATAATTCTCACATCCATCCAACTAGCTTTCACTGGAGTCTTTCTCACCTTGGAGGCGCATTTCGCTTTCCCCTTCTAGCCCCTTCCTCGTGCTCCTGTCCAGAGGGTCCTGGACCCTCAAAGACCTGGGTCCTGGTCTTCTCAGCATATTCAAACCATTTAAGCCATTTGTCATTTAGGTAATCCCAGAGTACCCTTTCCCAATCTGGATCATTAATTCGGACACAGTGTGACATTAAGGTGATCGCCCAGGGACGCCAAATGTTGACCCTCAGGCTAGGCTATAAACTGACATGACGGACAAAGAAACACTTAAACAAAAATATTTCTGACAATTCATTCTTTATTGATGCTTAAAACACAAGACGAACACTGAACTGATCTTTATTCCACTTGCTTAAGTACGAATTACTGGTTTAAATGAATCAGAAGACTCACGGCTTGGACTCAAGTACTACATGTTGCGGGcttcatggtggcgcagtggttagcactgctgccacacggtgccgaggtcccaggttcgatcctggctctgggtcactgtccatgtggagtttgcacagtctccccgtgtttgtgtgggtttcgcccccacaacccaaagatgtgcagggtaggtggattggccacgctaaattgccccttaattggaaaaaatgaattgggtactctaaattatttttaaaaacagaaagtACTACACGTTGCAAGGTGAGGTGATCAGTCTCCCTTCGATGGGCCGTCTTCTTCTCGGACTCCCAGCCCGAGGGTTCACTAATAAAATGGATGTTCCTGCAGGTCTTTGCTGTGGAGGCTCCTGGCCTCCATCTTTTCATCCAGTTTCTTTGAGCATCAAAACGTTCTTAGTCACGTACACCCATGGTCTGAGGCTATCATTTTGTACATTACCAGATGCAAAAACGGGACACATCTGGTATTCTTGTTCTTCTTCTCTGTCCTTGCCGAGCAGTCATCACAGCTGCAGCAGTTTCATGTTGAGTACATCTTATCACACCCTGCGAACTCAACAGGCTGGTTCTGCAATTACAGCTGTTTTCACAGTCTTGTGTAGATTGGCTACTTTTCCCATCATGCTTTGTGGATGTTTTAGTCGTTCGCCATCTGGCAAtattatgtatttattttagatctacctgtagtggtaAGAAAAACACTATGTACTATCCAGGATAagataaatgtccttcatcagcttctgtggatcatttcagtggaaatgtgctctcccaggcccaAAGAGCATCagtccactggaagcaaagttgtgagaccggccagtccagcagaaaggaaccctccgaccctcccacttcaccaagtgtcagaatgaacatggttcagtcctggatgtgattaacagcagcaataacagcagaatccaacccctgaaatcccgtgtgaactcgctggtgtctcagtaaGTTGGATGACCGAGAGAATCCCCTTGCACACACGGTGcacctgaatggcctctccccggtgtgaactcgctggtgcctctgcaggccGCATGAAtccatgaatcccttcccacactgagaacaggtgaatggtctctccccagtgtgaactcgctggtgcgtctgCAGGCCGGATGAGtccatgaatcccttcccacactgagagcagttgtacagcctctccccagtgtgaactcgctggtgactcagcaggtgggatgaccgagagaatcccttcccacacacggagcaggtgaatggcttctccccagtgtgaactcgctggtgtctccgcaggctggatgaatcagtgaatccctgctgacactgagagcaagtgaatggcctctccccagtgtgaactcgctggtgtgtcctcaGGTGGGATGAGGTTcgaaagctctttgtgcagtgacagcagctgaacggtttctcctcagtgtggactcgatggtgTACCAGCAGGTGGGATGACCTTCGAAAACTCTTTGTGCAGTGACAGCAgccgaacggtctctcctcagtgtgaatgcgctggtgaacCATTAATTCCTGAGACCTTTTAAAGgaactcccacagtcagagcatttaaagggtttcTCATTGGAGTGAGTGACACTGTGTCTCAGCAGGATGGAtaactgggtgaatcccttcccacacacggtgcaggtgaacggcctctctccagtgtgaatttgttggtgtgtcaTCAGTTGGGATGAagtactgaatcctttcccacacacagagcaggtgaatggcctctcccccgtgtgactGCGTAGATGAATCTCTAGCTCAAAtggggccctgaatcccttcccacagtccccacatttccacggtttctccatggtgcgggtGCCCTTGTGTCTCCCCAGGTCAGACATAAGGTCTCTCCCcgatgtgaatggtgtgatgttttttcaggctccgtaactggttaaaactctttccacagtcaatgcactggaacactctcactcgggtgtttgGGCACCTCAGTATTTTTCCAGTCAGAATTATACCCACAGCtttttgaagcagacagaacagacaaacatttctcctctcCTCCTAGATTCAAAGTCTGATGATATTCCGATACCGATGAATTGAATgtctctgtcagatcttgatgtgacgtTTGATTTGAGATTTTCGTCTGTAGATCCTCACCTtctgatatcctgtaaaaacattttacaaaagacatcactgtcagtgcaggatagaaactcagaactatggaacattctttcctctcttattccccaagagctgtgaatccccgtcccacactctccccctccattctcactctgctgtatttaatattcaccctcccaattctcctgaaggtgctgattcaggctgattgacagatccctgctcactgcttcctgtccttgtcacagagacctgaaaatcttcatgcaggctgccagcctAACAGAAATATGTCTTTAATACTGGACTAAAATGTAGTGAATGGATAGGGGTGTTTCAGCTGGTTAAGATACAGGGGGTTATGATTGATCATGATCTTGAACTTGCTGCCAATGAGACTGACAGAATTGCTCGACGGAGAGTCATCATCGACTTGAGTTGTCCAATAGAATCCTTTAAATACTTTGTGCCGTAAATACTCCGacaggaaatatataatgtagctatAATACTATACCACAAGACTAGAAATAATAAACGTACTTTATTCAACCCATAAATAATACATTGAATCTGGACCAAATTACAAAACTGG
This portion of the Scyliorhinus torazame isolate Kashiwa2021f chromosome 5, sScyTor2.1, whole genome shotgun sequence genome encodes:
- the LOC140422517 gene encoding uncharacterized protein yields the protein MSDLGRHKGTRTMEKPWKCGDCGKGFRAPFELEIHLRSHTGERPFTCSVCGKGFSTSSQLMTHQQIHTGERPFTCTVCGKGFTQLSILLRHSVTHSNEKPFKCSDCGSSFKRSQELMVHQRIHTEERPFGCCHCTKSFRRSSHLLVHHRVHTEEKPFSCCHCTKSFRTSSHLRTHQRVHTGERPFTCSQCQQGFTDSSSLRRHQRVHTGEKPFTCSVCGKGFSRSSHLLSHQRVHTGERLYNCSQCGKGFMDSSGLQTHQRVHTGERPFTCSQCGKGFMDSCGLQRHQRVHTGERPFRCTVCARGFSRSSNLLRHQRVHTGFQGLDSAVIAAVNHIQD